In Janthinobacterium rivuli, a single genomic region encodes these proteins:
- a CDS encoding patatin-like phospholipase family protein, which translates to MFSIRAVLAGCVAALCALPQAGAAADVPAATPSPVSTVAVPAPARPRIALVLSGGGARGLAHIGVLKVLKELHVPIDMVVGTSMGGVVGGAYAAGASVADLEKMARETNWARVVADRPPRDELAFRRREEDLLLPSRIEFGTSRNGISTPPAAASNAALEMALNRLLPAGMRDRPASQLPLPFRSVASDLVNGELVELVDTPLFLSMRASLAVPGVFAPVRVNNRLVVDGGLVRNLPVDMARAMGADIIIAVNVGTPLAPEKDLGSAIGVAQQMLQILTEQNVQRSLKELRPQDILVAPDLTGVSFLDFENYARAMRAGEQAAQALAARLAPLALPPEQYAAREQLRLAAPALLDVALPLTRLAVESEGEINPRILQAQSGLVEGQSVSQEDVLKAAARLYGRGDVARVETDVVDAGDQRAVTIKAVEAPWASNRLRVGLELASDFRDSNNFALKLLHVRSNLNSWGGELRSTAQIGNERGYGVQFWQPLGAGNPWYIAPQLQYTSSAMDVFDKGRRSARLAYNGQTAALVLGRQFGTWGDLQFGVARTEVKGRLAIPADPTQPESRALGTTQFVRFRADTLDSPGFPTRGALLEAIWTRDTTTGVGEAALGQSSITGLKAFGRGNWAGHVYGEWARSQRDEAPLNLGGFLRLSGTEFESVRGRSIAFARFVMARRIGSLPSTLGGVVRAGFSLEMGGGFDQSERWKSSKFTQASSAFVSVDTRFGPVYVAAGATKGGESTLYLFLGPVW; encoded by the coding sequence CGCATCGCCCTGGTGCTGTCGGGCGGCGGCGCGCGGGGTCTCGCGCATATCGGCGTATTGAAAGTACTGAAGGAGCTGCACGTGCCGATCGACATGGTGGTCGGCACCAGCATGGGTGGCGTGGTGGGCGGCGCGTATGCGGCCGGCGCTTCCGTGGCGGACCTGGAAAAGATGGCACGCGAGACCAACTGGGCGCGCGTGGTGGCCGACCGGCCGCCGCGCGACGAACTGGCGTTCCGCCGCCGCGAGGAAGATTTGCTGCTGCCGTCGCGCATCGAGTTTGGCACCAGCCGCAACGGCATTTCCACGCCGCCGGCGGCGGCCAGCAATGCGGCGCTGGAAATGGCGCTGAACCGGCTGCTGCCGGCCGGCATGCGCGACCGTCCCGCCAGCCAGCTGCCGCTGCCTTTCCGTTCGGTGGCGTCGGACCTGGTCAATGGCGAGCTGGTGGAGCTGGTCGATACGCCTTTGTTCCTGTCGATGCGTGCCTCGCTGGCCGTGCCGGGCGTGTTTGCGCCCGTGCGCGTGAACAACCGGCTGGTGGTCGATGGCGGCCTGGTACGCAATCTGCCCGTCGACATGGCGCGCGCCATGGGCGCCGACATCATCATCGCCGTCAACGTGGGCACGCCGCTGGCGCCGGAAAAAGACCTGGGCAGCGCCATCGGCGTGGCGCAGCAGATGCTGCAAATCCTCACGGAGCAGAACGTGCAGCGCTCGCTCAAGGAATTGCGTCCGCAGGATATCCTGGTGGCGCCCGACCTGACGGGCGTCAGTTTCCTCGACTTTGAAAACTATGCGCGCGCCATGCGTGCCGGCGAGCAGGCGGCGCAAGCCTTGGCCGCCCGTCTGGCGCCACTGGCCCTGCCGCCGGAACAGTATGCGGCGCGCGAGCAGCTGCGCCTGGCGGCGCCGGCCCTGCTGGACGTGGCCCTGCCGCTCACGCGCCTGGCCGTGGAGAGTGAAGGCGAGATCAATCCACGCATCCTGCAGGCGCAATCGGGCCTGGTGGAAGGACAGTCGGTCAGCCAGGAAGATGTGCTCAAGGCGGCGGCCAGGCTGTATGGCCGCGGCGACGTGGCGCGCGTGGAGACGGACGTGGTCGACGCGGGCGACCAGCGCGCCGTCACCATCAAGGCGGTCGAAGCACCATGGGCCAGCAACCGCCTGCGCGTGGGCCTGGAACTGGCCAGCGATTTCAGGGACAGCAATAACTTTGCCCTGAAGCTGCTGCACGTGCGCTCGAATCTGAACAGCTGGGGCGGCGAGTTGCGCAGCACGGCGCAGATCGGCAATGAACGCGGCTATGGGGTGCAGTTCTGGCAGCCGCTGGGCGCCGGCAACCCGTGGTATATCGCGCCGCAGTTGCAGTACACCTCGTCAGCCATGGATGTGTTTGACAAAGGCCGGCGCAGCGCGCGCCTGGCCTATAACGGCCAGACGGCGGCACTGGTGCTGGGACGCCAGTTCGGTACCTGGGGCGATCTGCAGTTCGGCGTCGCTCGTACGGAGGTCAAGGGCAGGCTGGCGATTCCGGCCGACCCTACGCAACCGGAATCGCGCGCGCTGGGCACCACGCAGTTCGTGCGATTCCGCGCCGATACGCTCGATTCGCCGGGCTTTCCCACGCGCGGCGCCCTGCTTGAGGCCATCTGGACGCGCGATACGACCACGGGGGTGGGCGAGGCGGCCCTGGGCCAATCGTCCATCACGGGCCTGAAGGCCTTTGGCCGTGGCAACTGGGCCGGTCACGTGTATGGCGAATGGGCGCGCTCGCAGCGTGACGAAGCGCCGCTCAATCTCGGTGGTTTCCTGCGCTTGTCCGGCACGGAATTTGAATCGGTGAGAGGACGCAGTATCGCCTTCGCGCGCTTCGTGATGGCGCGCCGCATCGGTTCCCTGCCCAGCACCCTGGGCGGCGTGGTGCGGGCCGGCTTTTCGCTGGAGATGGGCGGCGGCTTCGATCAGAGCGAGCGCTGGAAAAGCAGCAAATTCACTCAGGCCAGCAGCGCCTTTGTGTCCGTCGACACGCGCTTCGGTCCCGTTTATGTGGCGGCGGGCGCGACCAAGGGCGGCGAGAGCACGCTCTATCTGTTCCTGGGACCGGTCTGGTAG
- the hslV gene encoding ATP-dependent protease subunit HslV — MEQFHGTTILCVRRGKQVALGGDGQVTLGNIVMKGTARKVRKLYQGKVLVGFAGGTADAFTLLDRFEGKLEKHQGNLLRASVELAKDWRTDRVLRRLEAMLLVADSESTLVITGNGDVLEPEDGIGAIGSGGTYAQSAAKALQENTDLSPAEVVKKSLTIAAELCIYTNMSHIIETLE; from the coding sequence ATGGAACAATTTCACGGCACCACCATCCTCTGCGTCCGGCGCGGCAAGCAAGTCGCCCTGGGCGGCGATGGCCAGGTAACGCTCGGCAACATCGTCATGAAGGGTACGGCCCGCAAAGTGCGTAAGTTGTATCAGGGCAAGGTCCTGGTCGGCTTTGCCGGCGGCACCGCCGACGCTTTTACCTTGCTCGACCGCTTTGAAGGCAAGCTGGAAAAACACCAGGGCAATCTGCTGCGCGCCTCCGTCGAACTGGCCAAGGACTGGCGCACCGACCGCGTGCTGCGCCGCCTGGAAGCGATGCTGCTGGTGGCCGACAGCGAGTCGACCCTGGTCATCACGGGCAATGGCGACGTGCTGGAGCCGGAAGACGGCATCGGCGCCATCGGCTCGGGCGGCACCTATGCCCAGTCGGCCGCCAAGGCGCTGCAGGAAAACACGGACTTGTCGCCGGCCGAGGTGGTCAAGAAGTCGCTGACCATCGCCGCGGAACTGTGCATCTACACCAACATGTCGCACATCATCGAGACGCTGGAATAA
- the hslU gene encoding ATP-dependent protease ATPase subunit HslU — protein sequence MNMTPSEIVTELDKHVVGQAKAKRAVAIALRNRWRRQQVAEPLRHEITPKNILMIGPTGVGKTEIARRLAKLAEAPFIKIEATKFTEVGYVGRDVDTIIRDLIDIGIKQTRALEMKKVRARAEDAAEDRVIDILVPPARDFGFTPNTAAAVDTGGSGDSTRQTFRKRLRQGELDDKEIEIELAEAGPQMEIMAPPGMEEMTEQIKSMFSGVGGQRKKARKVKIREALKLLVEEEAAKLLNEDELKQKAIQNVEQNGIVFLDEIDKIASRSESGGADVSRAGVQRDLLPLVEGTTVNTKYGMIRTDHILFIASGAFHLSKPSDLIPELQGRFPIRVELESLSISDFERILTSTDACLTMQYEALLATENLKLQFAPEGITRLAEIAYSVNERTENIGARRLHTVMEKLLEEVSFTASEGSSTTENLLVIDAAYVNERLEALSVNEDLSRYVL from the coding sequence ATGAACATGACCCCGTCGGAAATCGTCACTGAACTCGACAAGCACGTGGTGGGCCAGGCCAAGGCCAAGCGCGCCGTCGCCATCGCCCTGCGCAACCGCTGGCGCCGCCAGCAGGTGGCCGAGCCCTTGCGCCATGAAATCACGCCCAAGAACATCCTCATGATCGGCCCCACGGGCGTCGGCAAGACGGAAATCGCGCGCCGCCTGGCCAAGCTGGCCGAGGCGCCGTTCATTAAGATCGAAGCGACCAAATTCACGGAAGTCGGTTATGTGGGCCGCGACGTCGACACCATCATCCGCGACCTGATCGACATCGGCATCAAGCAGACGCGCGCGCTGGAAATGAAGAAGGTGCGCGCACGCGCCGAAGATGCGGCCGAAGACCGCGTCATCGACATTCTCGTGCCGCCGGCGCGCGACTTCGGCTTCACGCCGAATACGGCCGCGGCCGTGGATACGGGCGGCAGCGGCGACAGCACGCGCCAGACCTTCCGCAAGCGCTTGCGCCAGGGCGAGCTCGATGACAAGGAAATCGAGATCGAGCTGGCCGAGGCAGGCCCGCAGATGGAAATCATGGCGCCGCCAGGCATGGAAGAAATGACGGAGCAGATCAAGTCCATGTTTTCGGGCGTGGGCGGGCAGCGCAAGAAGGCGCGCAAGGTCAAGATCCGCGAAGCCTTGAAACTGCTGGTCGAGGAAGAAGCGGCCAAGCTTCTCAACGAAGATGAACTGAAGCAGAAGGCCATCCAGAACGTCGAGCAGAACGGCATCGTCTTTTTGGACGAAATCGACAAGATCGCCTCGCGTTCGGAGTCCGGCGGCGCCGACGTCTCGCGCGCGGGCGTGCAGCGCGACCTGCTGCCGCTGGTCGAGGGCACGACCGTCAACACCAAGTACGGCATGATACGCACGGACCACATCCTGTTCATCGCCTCGGGCGCCTTCCACCTGTCGAAACCGTCGGACCTGATCCCGGAACTGCAGGGGCGCTTCCCCATCCGCGTGGAACTGGAATCGCTGTCGATCTCGGACTTCGAGCGCATTCTCACCAGCACCGACGCCTGCCTGACGATGCAGTACGAAGCCTTGCTGGCGACGGAAAACCTGAAACTGCAATTCGCGCCGGAAGGCATCACGCGCCTGGCCGAAATCGCCTATTCGGTAAACGAGCGCACGGAAAACATCGGCGCGCGCCGCCTGCACACGGTGATGGAAAAGCTGCTGGAAGAAGTGTCGTTTACGGCCAGCGAAGGCAGCAGCACCACGGAAAACCTGCTGGTGATCGACGCCGCGTACGTCAATGAACGCCTGGAAGCGCTGTCGGTCAACGAGGACCTGTCGCGCTACGTGCTGTAA
- a CDS encoding outer membrane protein — protein MFSKFHFSAALLALAAIAPLHAAAAEPAPGPFYAGASYGFRASTGLDCIAGQSDCDKSSKRNGKAYLGYSFDALPFQGGVALPSIELVGYMGGEVKSGFDTEAGKRAGRGKFTGLGMQGVLGYQFDAFTLSGRAGVAYTQGKVDYLGGGSDKKSKIGLTYGIGTAYALNQNWSLHLDWDRVPVKYNSKQTTKVDMFSLGASYRF, from the coding sequence ATGTTCTCCAAATTTCATTTTTCAGCAGCGCTGCTGGCGCTGGCCGCCATCGCTCCCCTGCATGCCGCCGCCGCCGAACCGGCACCGGGTCCGTTCTATGCGGGCGCCAGCTATGGCTTTCGCGCCAGCACCGGCCTCGATTGCATCGCCGGGCAAAGCGATTGCGACAAGAGCAGCAAGCGCAATGGCAAGGCCTACCTGGGTTACAGTTTCGACGCGCTGCCGTTTCAGGGCGGCGTGGCCCTGCCTTCGATTGAGCTGGTGGGGTATATGGGTGGCGAGGTCAAGTCCGGCTTCGACACGGAAGCCGGCAAGCGCGCGGGCCGTGGCAAGTTCACGGGCCTCGGCATGCAGGGCGTGCTCGGTTACCAGTTTGACGCGTTTACACTGAGCGGGCGTGCCGGCGTGGCCTACACGCAGGGCAAGGTCGATTATCTGGGCGGCGGTTCGGACAAGAAGAGCAAGATCGGCCTGACCTACGGCATCGGCACGGCGTATGCGCTGAACCAGAACTGGTCGCTGCACCTCGACTGGGACCGCGTGCCCGTCAAGTACAACAGCAAGCAAACGACCAAGGTCGACATGTTTTCGCTGGGCGCGTCCTACCGTTTCTAA
- a CDS encoding helix-turn-helix domain-containing protein, producing the protein MSSPELVLRVLRTQLRAAGITYKVLAERIGMSESSVKRMFGQHDMSLSRLALICKASGIAMEDVLRGAADITPHADTLTLVQERSLVAHPRLLLVAICCLGHWSLEQVVETYALTQAECIGCLAELDRLGLIELKPLNRYSLRVSNAFHWLADGPVQQYFREHVVADYFSGHFDGAGETLMCIPARLSLSSAQELVQKIRQLAEELARLHQNDRRLAPAERDGFTLLLGFRSWEFAAFTALRRSTAAHAAPYQTGPRNR; encoded by the coding sequence GTGAGTTCACCTGAACTGGTTTTGCGCGTGCTGCGCACCCAACTGCGCGCCGCCGGCATCACGTACAAGGTATTGGCCGAACGTATCGGCATGAGCGAATCGAGCGTCAAGCGCATGTTTGGTCAGCACGACATGTCGCTGTCGCGCCTGGCCCTGATCTGCAAGGCCTCGGGCATCGCCATGGAAGACGTGCTGCGCGGCGCGGCCGACATCACGCCGCATGCCGACACGCTCACCCTGGTGCAGGAAAGGTCGCTGGTGGCGCATCCGCGCCTGCTGCTGGTGGCGATTTGCTGCCTCGGCCACTGGAGCCTGGAGCAGGTGGTGGAAACGTATGCGCTGACGCAGGCCGAATGCATCGGCTGCCTGGCCGAGCTGGACCGGCTAGGCTTGATCGAACTCAAGCCGCTGAACCGCTACAGCCTGCGCGTCTCGAACGCCTTCCACTGGCTGGCCGACGGGCCGGTGCAGCAGTACTTCCGCGAGCACGTGGTGGCCGATTATTTCAGCGGGCATTTTGACGGCGCTGGCGAAACCCTGATGTGCATCCCGGCGCGCCTGTCGCTGTCGAGCGCGCAGGAACTGGTGCAAAAGATCCGCCAGCTGGCCGAGGAACTGGCGCGCCTGCACCAGAACGACCGGCGCCTGGCGCCCGCCGAGCGCGATGGCTTTACCCTGCTGCTGGGTTTCCGCTCATGGGAATTTGCCGCCTTCACGGCCCTGCGCCGCAGCACGGCCGCCCACGCGGCGCCCTACCAGACCGGTCCCAGGAACAGATAG
- the dksA gene encoding RNA polymerase-binding protein DksA gives MTKTNKSTPAANQDIPLISEDQIRAMSEDDYMNPAQLAFFKARLQQLEKDLLKNAGETTEHLRETVLVPDPADRATIEEEHALELRTRDRERKLLKKVQQSIASIDAGDYGWCEETGEPIGIPRLIARPTATLSLEAQQRRELKQKLYGD, from the coding sequence ATGACCAAAACTAATAAATCGACCCCGGCCGCCAACCAAGACATCCCACTCATCAGCGAAGACCAAATTCGCGCCATGAGCGAAGATGACTACATGAATCCGGCACAACTGGCATTCTTCAAGGCGCGCCTGCAGCAGCTTGAAAAAGACCTGCTGAAAAACGCCGGCGAAACCACGGAACACTTGCGTGAAACCGTGCTCGTACCGGACCCTGCCGACCGCGCCACCATCGAGGAAGAGCATGCGCTGGAATTGCGCACGCGCGACCGCGAGCGCAAATTGCTGAAGAAAGTGCAGCAATCGATCGCCAGCATCGACGCCGGCGACTATGGCTGGTGTGAAGAAACGGGCGAGCCTATCGGCATCCCCCGCCTGATCGCCCGTCCGACTGCCACCCTGTCGCTGGAAGCCCAGCAACGGCGCGAACTGAAGCAAAAGCTGTACGGCGACTGA